One part of the Raphanus sativus cultivar WK10039 chromosome 7, ASM80110v3, whole genome shotgun sequence genome encodes these proteins:
- the LOC108851739 gene encoding uncharacterized protein LOC108851739 has protein sequence MYRYLNQTGAPVVLFLFCCLMPSSIIFLILHHPWKGRALSNQQIVPSLINGVITALYFILWGQGLKPCGPLRAILSEYSGAVFGVLSGVLYVRRGHVWQKVGGLIAMLVALFFLSQGWATSSLSPFSSKDSTEIKEEEVLLAQALGLLGMMMPVFAGILSALRRVIARRVSLKNQRKKRLHAITITSATCFLFPLAMWDLVIGTSSGKTVELPFSVWAFLSTIAFGIILIFYVDNIAEQRLHMVFSSPRHLMVAGACIIVMEIAYEMDFSLPGFIVCCLVLGFGIFEATSLERSKKDSSIKSEDQSNGVLDSDFDTSPILPI, from the exons ATGTACCGCTACTTGAATCAGACTGGAGCGCCTGttgttctcttcctcttctgctGTCTCATGCCGTCATCCATCATCTTCTTGATACTTCATCATCCATGGAAAGGAAGGGCACTTTCCAATCAACAG ATTGTACCTTCTCTTATCAATGGGGTCATCACAGCTCTCTACTTCATCTTGTGGGGACAAGGTCTTAAGCCTTGTGGACCGCTTAG AGCTATCTTGTCAGAGTACTCTGGTGCTGTTTTTGGAGTACTTTCTGGAGTACTATACGTACGAAGAGGCCATGTCTGGCAAAAG GTAGGTGGCCTTATTGCAATGCTGGTAGCTCTGTTTTTCTTGTCTCAAGGATGGGCgacatcatctctctctccgtTTT CCTCAAAAGATAGTACGGAAATCAAAGAGGAAGAAGTATTGTTAGCACAAGCACTAGGGCTGCTCGGAATGATGATGCCCGTTTTTGCTGGAATCTTATCTGCATTAAGGCGAGTTATTGCGCGGCGTGTTTCTCTTAAG AACCAGCGGAAGAAACGACTTCATGCGATAACCATTACTTCTGCAACATGTTTCTTGTTTCCTTTGGCGATGTGGGACCTTGTCATA GGGACGTCTTCAGGGAAAACAGTCGAGCTGCCATTTTCTGTGTGGGCTTTCCTTAGCACCATTGCTTTCGGGATCATTCTAATATTCTACGTTGACAATATCGCAGAACAGAG ATTGCATATGGTGTTTTCTTCCCCAAGACATTTAATGGTAGCAGGAGCATGCATAATCGTCATGGAGATTGCTTACGAGATGGACTTTTCTCTTCCTGGTTTCATTGTCTGTTGCTTAGTGTTAGGGTTTGGAATATTCGAAGCAACATCTCTAGAACGAAGCAAGAAAGACTCTTCCATAAAATCAGAAGATCAGTCAAACGGAGTCCTTGATAGCGACTTTGATACTTCTCCAATTCTTCCAATATAG